In the Sarcophilus harrisii chromosome 1, mSarHar1.11, whole genome shotgun sequence genome, one interval contains:
- the PHF7 gene encoding PHD finger protein 7 isoform X4 gives MRIVNRKGKTKGLRDSIMSWWTAQMQQSSGPVCRMCLQEPGDPEKLGEFLQRDNLRIHYFCLTCFVCKKKGAAIFCQKERCRRNFHLPCGRERGCISQFFGEYKSFCEKHRPTQDIQPEKPAEEDCILCCESLSGGNNDNIQSPCCSRMIYHRKCIQKYAHSSAKHFFKCPQCNNREEFPKEMLRMGIHIPDRDAAWELEPGAFSELYQRHQHCDAPVCLYKDGRDNFENEGRWSLILCTTCGSQGTHRNCSSLRSNSKKWECAECISTGEIPGCSKTLSPRKDFYRETGQNGSQEEDPGPSLRERPGPSFLQESSELSSPEKTEPSCWERRRSTWRAKRLKISKHHKKKE, from the exons ATGAGAATTGTGAACAGAAAGGGGAAGACTAAAGGACTGAG AGACTCAATTATGTCTTGGTGGACAGCACAGATGCAGCAGTCTTCAGGGCCTG TTTGCCGAATGTGCCTccaagaaccaggagatcctgaAAAGCTGGGGGAATTTCTGCAAAGAGATAACCTCCGTATCCATTATTTCTGTCTT ACCTGCTTTGTGTGCAAGAAAAAGGGAGCTGCCATCTTCTGTCAGAAGGAAAGGTGCCGAAGAAACTTCCACTTACCATGTGGCCGGGAGAGAGGCTGCATCTCGCAGTTTTTTGGAGAGTACAA ATCATTTTGTGAAAAACATCGCCCAACACAGGATATTCAACCAGAGAAACCGGCAGAAGAGGACTGTATCTTGTGTTGTGAAAGCTTATCTGGAGGGAATAATGATAACATTCAGAGTCCATGTTGTAGTCGTATGATATACCACCGAAAGTGTATACAG AAATATGCCCATTCATCAGCAAAGCATTTCTTCAAATGTCCTCAGTGTAATAATCGAGAGGAATTTCCTAAAGAAATGTTAAGAATGGGAATACATATCCCAGACAG AGATGCTGCTTGGGAACTTGAGCCAGGAGCTTTCTCAGAATTATACCAACGCCATCAACATTGTGATGCTCCAGTTTGCCTTTATAAAGATGGCAGAGACAATTTTGAGAATGAAGG GAGGTGGAGCCTTATTTTATGTACTACTTGTGGATCCCAAGGAACCCATAGAAATTGTTCCTCTCTTAGAAGCAACTCTAAGAAGTGGGAATGTGCAGAGTGTATATCAACCG GTGAAATCCCTGGTTGCAGTAAAACTCTAAGTCCCAGAAAGGATTTTTACAGAGAGACTGGGCAAAATGGTTCCCAGGAAGAAGATCCAGGGCCTTCTCTAAGAGAAAGGCCAGGACCCTCCTTTTTACAAGAAAGTTCAGAGCTCTCCTCTCCAGAAAAGACAGAACCTTCCTGTTGGGAAAGGAGAAGATCCACATGGCGAGCAAAGCGCCTCAAAATCTCCAaacaccacaaaaaaaaagaataa
- the BAP1 gene encoding ubiquitin carboxyl-terminal hydrolase BAP1 isoform X1, whose translation MNKGWLELESDPGLFTLLVEDFGVKGVQVEEIYDLQSKCQGPVYGFIFLFKWIEERRSRRKVSTLVDETSVIDDDIVNNMFFAHQLIPNSCATHALLSVLLNCSNVDLGPTLSRMKDFTTGFSPESKGYAIGNAPELAKAHNSHARPEPRHLPEKQNGISAVRTMEAFHFVSYVPIKGRLFELDGLKVYPIDHGPWGEDEEWTDKARRVIMERIGLATAGEPYHDIRFNLMAVVPDRRIKYESKLHVLKMNRQTVLEALQQLIRVTQPELIQTQKSQESQPPEDSKPASCKPSLVLETSKTPLASEGSQTEGTEEVAGPCQPAPTHSPPSKPKLIVKPPVNSLNGVPANPSPIVQRLPAFLDNHNYAKSPMQEEEDLAAGVGRSRVPVRPPQQYSDDEDDYDEEEEEDVRNTNSAIRYKRKGQVKQEPLPPSSDGQLCVLQPNTINVLAEKLKESQKDLSIPLSIKTSGGAGSPAVAVPSHSQPSPTPSNESTDTASEIGSAFNSPLRSPIRSANPTRPSSPVTSHISKVLFGEDDGLLRVDCMRYNRAVRDLGPIISTGLLHLSEDGMLCPLTITEGGKGSSPPARQSQTTQIGVALEEKEMPEPSDREKAGLSRPPEQMCGEKYSPKELLALLKCVEAEIANYEACLKEEVEKRKKFKIDDQRRTHNYDEFICTFISMLAQEGMLANLVEQNISVRRRQGVSIGRLHKQRKPDRRKRSRPYKAKRQ comes from the exons ATGAATAAAGGCTGGTTGGAGCTGGAGAGCGACCCAG GCCTTTTTACCCTGTTGGTAGAAGATTTTG GTGTTAAAGGTGTACAAGTTGAGGAGATCTATGATCTTCAGAGCAAATGCCAGGG TCCAGTGTATGGCTTCATCTTCCTCTTCAAATGGATCGAAGAACGTCGGTCTCGTCGCAAGGTCTCCACCCTAGTGGACGAGACTTCTGTGATCGATGATGACATAGTGAATAACATGTTCTTCGCCCATCAG CTGATTCCCAACTCCTGTGCCACTCATGCCTTACTGAGTGTCCTTCTGAACTGTAGCAATGTGGACCTGGGCCCAACGCTGAGCCGTATGAAGGATTTCACCACGGGCTTCAGCCCAGAG AGCAAGGGATATGCCATTGGGAATGCTCCAGAGTTGGCCAAAGCACATAATAGCCATGCCAG GCCTGAGCCACGACATCTGCCAGAGAAGCAGAATGGGATCAGTGCTGTGCGGACGATGGAAGCATTCCATTTTGTCAGCTATGTCCCCATTAAGGGACGTCTCTTTGAGCTAGATGGGCTGAAAGTGTACCCCATCGATCATG GGCCCTGGGGGGAAGATGAAGAGTGGACAGATAAAGCCCGACGAGTCATCATGGAACGGATTGGCCTGGCTACAGCAGG GGAGCCATATCATGACATCCGATTTAACCTGATGGCGGTAGTGCCCGACCGCAGGATCAAGTACGAATCTAAGCTGCACGTCCTGAAGATGAACCGACAGACGGTGTTGGAAGCCTTGCAGCAG CTGATCCGAGTGACTCAGCCAGAACTGATTCAAACCCAGAAGTCCCAAGAGTCTCAGCCCCCTGAGGACTCCAAGCCGGCCTCCTGCAAGCCCTCTCTGGTGCTTGAAACAAGCAAGACCCCACTGGCCTCTGAGGGTTCTCAAACAG aggGAACTGAAGAGGTAGCGGGACCTTGCCAGCCAGCCCCCACACATAGCCCACCCAGCAAACCCAAGCTCATAGTGAAGCCTCCAGTCAACAGTCTCAACGGAGTCCCAGCAAATCCCAGTCCCATTGTTCAGCGGCTCCCAGCTTTCCTGGATAACCATAACTATGCCAAGTCTCCCATGCAA GAAGAAGAGGACCTGGCAGCAGGTGTGGGCCGCAGCCGGGTCCCAGTTCGTCCACCACAACAGTACTCAGATGATGAGGATGATtatgatgaggaagaggaagaggatgttCGGAACACAAATTCTGCCATCAG GTACAAGCGGAAAGGGCAGGTCAAGCAGGAGCCCTTGCCTCCCTCCTCCGATGGGCAGCTCTGTGTCCTGCAGCCCAACACCATCAACGTACTGGCTGAGAAGCTTAAAGAGTCCCAGAAAGACCTCTCAATTCCTCTGTCCATCAAGACTAGTGGGGGGGCCGGGAGCCCAGCGGTAGCCGTGCCCTCTCACTCTCAGCCTTCGCCCACCCCCAGCAACGAGAGCACCGACACAGCATCTGAAATAGGGAGTGCCTTCAACTCCCCACTCCGCTCCCCTATCCGTTCTGCCAACCCCACCCGCCCCTCCAGCCCCGTCACCTCCCACATCTCCAAGGTGCTTTTTGGGGAGGACGATGGGTTGTTGCGAGTGGACTGTATGCGCTACAACCGGGCTGTACGCGACTTGGGGCCCATCATCAGCACAGGCCTTCTGCATCTCTCAGAGGATGGGATGCTGTGTCCTCTCACCATCACAG AAGGTGGGAAAGGCTCCTCGCCGCCTGCCAGACAGAGCCAGACCACCCAGATCGGCGTCGCCCTGGAGGAGAAGGAGATGCCTGAACCGAGTGACAGAGAGAAAGCCGGGCTGAGCCGGCCCCCGGAGCAGATGTGTGGGGAGAAGTATTCCCCCAAA GAGCTGCTGGCACTGCTGAAGTGTGTGGAAGCAGAGATTGCAAACTATGAAGCCTGTCTCAAGGAAGaggtggagaagaggaaaaaatttaag ATTGATGACCAGAGAAGAACCCACAACTACGATGAGTTCATCTGCACATTTATTTCCATGCTGGCTCAGGAAG GCATGCTGGCCAACCTCGTGGAGCAGAACATCTCCGTGCGGCGACGACAGGGCGTCAGCATTGGCCGGCTCCACAAACAGAGGAAGCCTGACAGACGGAAACGCTCCCGTCCTTACAAAGCCAAGCGGCAGTGA
- the PHF7 gene encoding PHD finger protein 7 isoform X1 gives MRIVNRKGKTKGLRDSIMSWWTAQMQQSSGPVCRMCLQEPGDPEKLGEFLQRDNLRIHYFCLYICSMAPQILSSGLPQRGRASDGFHGFLPEDIKKETSRAARKTCFVCKKKGAAIFCQKERCRRNFHLPCGRERGCISQFFGEYKSFCEKHRPTQDIQPEKPAEEDCILCCESLSGGNNDNIQSPCCSRMIYHRKCIQKYAHSSAKHFFKCPQCNNREEFPKEMLRMGIHIPDRDAAWELEPGAFSELYQRHQHCDAPVCLYKDGRDNFENEGRWSLILCTTCGSQGTHRNCSSLRSNSKKWECAECISTGEIPGCSKTLSPRKDFYRETGQNGSQEEDPGPSLRERPGPSFLQESSELSSPEKTEPSCWERRRSTWRAKRLKISKHHKKKE, from the exons ATGAGAATTGTGAACAGAAAGGGGAAGACTAAAGGACTGAG AGACTCAATTATGTCTTGGTGGACAGCACAGATGCAGCAGTCTTCAGGGCCTG TTTGCCGAATGTGCCTccaagaaccaggagatcctgaAAAGCTGGGGGAATTTCTGCAAAGAGATAACCTCCGTATCCATTATTTCTGTCTT TATATCTGTTCTATGGCCCCTCAGATACTGTCCAGTGGGTTGCCCCAGCGGGGCCGGGCCAGTGATGGCTTCCATGGATTCTTACCTGAGGACATCAAAAAGGAGACAAGCCGTGCTGCTAGGAAG ACCTGCTTTGTGTGCAAGAAAAAGGGAGCTGCCATCTTCTGTCAGAAGGAAAGGTGCCGAAGAAACTTCCACTTACCATGTGGCCGGGAGAGAGGCTGCATCTCGCAGTTTTTTGGAGAGTACAA ATCATTTTGTGAAAAACATCGCCCAACACAGGATATTCAACCAGAGAAACCGGCAGAAGAGGACTGTATCTTGTGTTGTGAAAGCTTATCTGGAGGGAATAATGATAACATTCAGAGTCCATGTTGTAGTCGTATGATATACCACCGAAAGTGTATACAG AAATATGCCCATTCATCAGCAAAGCATTTCTTCAAATGTCCTCAGTGTAATAATCGAGAGGAATTTCCTAAAGAAATGTTAAGAATGGGAATACATATCCCAGACAG AGATGCTGCTTGGGAACTTGAGCCAGGAGCTTTCTCAGAATTATACCAACGCCATCAACATTGTGATGCTCCAGTTTGCCTTTATAAAGATGGCAGAGACAATTTTGAGAATGAAGG GAGGTGGAGCCTTATTTTATGTACTACTTGTGGATCCCAAGGAACCCATAGAAATTGTTCCTCTCTTAGAAGCAACTCTAAGAAGTGGGAATGTGCAGAGTGTATATCAACCG GTGAAATCCCTGGTTGCAGTAAAACTCTAAGTCCCAGAAAGGATTTTTACAGAGAGACTGGGCAAAATGGTTCCCAGGAAGAAGATCCAGGGCCTTCTCTAAGAGAAAGGCCAGGACCCTCCTTTTTACAAGAAAGTTCAGAGCTCTCCTCTCCAGAAAAGACAGAACCTTCCTGTTGGGAAAGGAGAAGATCCACATGGCGAGCAAAGCGCCTCAAAATCTCCAaacaccacaaaaaaaaagaataa
- the BAP1 gene encoding ubiquitin carboxyl-terminal hydrolase BAP1 isoform X2 produces the protein MNKGWLELESDPGLFTLLVEDFGVKGVQVEEIYDLQSKCQGPVYGFIFLFKWIEERRSRRKVSTLVDETSVIDDDIVNNMFFAHQLIPNSCATHALLSVLLNCSNVDLGPTLSRMKDFTTGFSPESKGYAIGNAPELAKAHNSHARPEPRHLPEKQNGISAVRTMEAFHFVSYVPIKGRLFELDGLKVYPIDHGPWGEDEEWTDKARRVIMERIGLATAGEPYHDIRFNLMAVVPDRRIKYESKLHVLKMNRQTVLEALQQLIRVTQPELIQTQKSQESQPPEDSKPASCKPSLVLETSKTPLASEGSQTEGTEEVAGPCQPAPTHSPPSKPKLIVKPPVNSLNGVPANPSPIVQRLPAFLDNHNYAKSPMQEEEDLAAGVGRSRVPVRPPQQYSDDEDDYDEEEEEDVRNTNSAIRYKRKGQVKQEPLPPSSDGQLCVLQPNTINVLAEKLKESQKDLSIPLSIKTSGGAGSPAVAVPSHSQPSPTPSNESTDTASEIGSAFNSPLRSPIRSANPTRPSSPVTSHISKVLFGEDDGLLRVDCMRYNRAVRDLGPIISTGLLHLSEDGMLCPLTITGGKGSSPPARQSQTTQIGVALEEKEMPEPSDREKAGLSRPPEQMCGEKYSPKELLALLKCVEAEIANYEACLKEEVEKRKKFKIDDQRRTHNYDEFICTFISMLAQEGMLANLVEQNISVRRRQGVSIGRLHKQRKPDRRKRSRPYKAKRQ, from the exons ATGAATAAAGGCTGGTTGGAGCTGGAGAGCGACCCAG GCCTTTTTACCCTGTTGGTAGAAGATTTTG GTGTTAAAGGTGTACAAGTTGAGGAGATCTATGATCTTCAGAGCAAATGCCAGGG TCCAGTGTATGGCTTCATCTTCCTCTTCAAATGGATCGAAGAACGTCGGTCTCGTCGCAAGGTCTCCACCCTAGTGGACGAGACTTCTGTGATCGATGATGACATAGTGAATAACATGTTCTTCGCCCATCAG CTGATTCCCAACTCCTGTGCCACTCATGCCTTACTGAGTGTCCTTCTGAACTGTAGCAATGTGGACCTGGGCCCAACGCTGAGCCGTATGAAGGATTTCACCACGGGCTTCAGCCCAGAG AGCAAGGGATATGCCATTGGGAATGCTCCAGAGTTGGCCAAAGCACATAATAGCCATGCCAG GCCTGAGCCACGACATCTGCCAGAGAAGCAGAATGGGATCAGTGCTGTGCGGACGATGGAAGCATTCCATTTTGTCAGCTATGTCCCCATTAAGGGACGTCTCTTTGAGCTAGATGGGCTGAAAGTGTACCCCATCGATCATG GGCCCTGGGGGGAAGATGAAGAGTGGACAGATAAAGCCCGACGAGTCATCATGGAACGGATTGGCCTGGCTACAGCAGG GGAGCCATATCATGACATCCGATTTAACCTGATGGCGGTAGTGCCCGACCGCAGGATCAAGTACGAATCTAAGCTGCACGTCCTGAAGATGAACCGACAGACGGTGTTGGAAGCCTTGCAGCAG CTGATCCGAGTGACTCAGCCAGAACTGATTCAAACCCAGAAGTCCCAAGAGTCTCAGCCCCCTGAGGACTCCAAGCCGGCCTCCTGCAAGCCCTCTCTGGTGCTTGAAACAAGCAAGACCCCACTGGCCTCTGAGGGTTCTCAAACAG aggGAACTGAAGAGGTAGCGGGACCTTGCCAGCCAGCCCCCACACATAGCCCACCCAGCAAACCCAAGCTCATAGTGAAGCCTCCAGTCAACAGTCTCAACGGAGTCCCAGCAAATCCCAGTCCCATTGTTCAGCGGCTCCCAGCTTTCCTGGATAACCATAACTATGCCAAGTCTCCCATGCAA GAAGAAGAGGACCTGGCAGCAGGTGTGGGCCGCAGCCGGGTCCCAGTTCGTCCACCACAACAGTACTCAGATGATGAGGATGATtatgatgaggaagaggaagaggatgttCGGAACACAAATTCTGCCATCAG GTACAAGCGGAAAGGGCAGGTCAAGCAGGAGCCCTTGCCTCCCTCCTCCGATGGGCAGCTCTGTGTCCTGCAGCCCAACACCATCAACGTACTGGCTGAGAAGCTTAAAGAGTCCCAGAAAGACCTCTCAATTCCTCTGTCCATCAAGACTAGTGGGGGGGCCGGGAGCCCAGCGGTAGCCGTGCCCTCTCACTCTCAGCCTTCGCCCACCCCCAGCAACGAGAGCACCGACACAGCATCTGAAATAGGGAGTGCCTTCAACTCCCCACTCCGCTCCCCTATCCGTTCTGCCAACCCCACCCGCCCCTCCAGCCCCGTCACCTCCCACATCTCCAAGGTGCTTTTTGGGGAGGACGATGGGTTGTTGCGAGTGGACTGTATGCGCTACAACCGGGCTGTACGCGACTTGGGGCCCATCATCAGCACAGGCCTTCTGCATCTCTCAGAGGATGGGATGCTGTGTCCTCTCACCATCACAG GTGGGAAAGGCTCCTCGCCGCCTGCCAGACAGAGCCAGACCACCCAGATCGGCGTCGCCCTGGAGGAGAAGGAGATGCCTGAACCGAGTGACAGAGAGAAAGCCGGGCTGAGCCGGCCCCCGGAGCAGATGTGTGGGGAGAAGTATTCCCCCAAA GAGCTGCTGGCACTGCTGAAGTGTGTGGAAGCAGAGATTGCAAACTATGAAGCCTGTCTCAAGGAAGaggtggagaagaggaaaaaatttaag ATTGATGACCAGAGAAGAACCCACAACTACGATGAGTTCATCTGCACATTTATTTCCATGCTGGCTCAGGAAG GCATGCTGGCCAACCTCGTGGAGCAGAACATCTCCGTGCGGCGACGACAGGGCGTCAGCATTGGCCGGCTCCACAAACAGAGGAAGCCTGACAGACGGAAACGCTCCCGTCCTTACAAAGCCAAGCGGCAGTGA
- the PHF7 gene encoding PHD finger protein 7 isoform X2, which translates to MRIVNRKGKTKGLRDSIMSWWTAQMQQSSGPVCRMCLQEPGDPEKLGEFLQRDNLRIHYFCLILSSGLPQRGRASDGFHGFLPEDIKKETSRAARKTCFVCKKKGAAIFCQKERCRRNFHLPCGRERGCISQFFGEYKSFCEKHRPTQDIQPEKPAEEDCILCCESLSGGNNDNIQSPCCSRMIYHRKCIQKYAHSSAKHFFKCPQCNNREEFPKEMLRMGIHIPDRDAAWELEPGAFSELYQRHQHCDAPVCLYKDGRDNFENEGRWSLILCTTCGSQGTHRNCSSLRSNSKKWECAECISTGEIPGCSKTLSPRKDFYRETGQNGSQEEDPGPSLRERPGPSFLQESSELSSPEKTEPSCWERRRSTWRAKRLKISKHHKKKE; encoded by the exons ATGAGAATTGTGAACAGAAAGGGGAAGACTAAAGGACTGAG AGACTCAATTATGTCTTGGTGGACAGCACAGATGCAGCAGTCTTCAGGGCCTG TTTGCCGAATGTGCCTccaagaaccaggagatcctgaAAAGCTGGGGGAATTTCTGCAAAGAGATAACCTCCGTATCCATTATTTCTGTCTT ATACTGTCCAGTGGGTTGCCCCAGCGGGGCCGGGCCAGTGATGGCTTCCATGGATTCTTACCTGAGGACATCAAAAAGGAGACAAGCCGTGCTGCTAGGAAG ACCTGCTTTGTGTGCAAGAAAAAGGGAGCTGCCATCTTCTGTCAGAAGGAAAGGTGCCGAAGAAACTTCCACTTACCATGTGGCCGGGAGAGAGGCTGCATCTCGCAGTTTTTTGGAGAGTACAA ATCATTTTGTGAAAAACATCGCCCAACACAGGATATTCAACCAGAGAAACCGGCAGAAGAGGACTGTATCTTGTGTTGTGAAAGCTTATCTGGAGGGAATAATGATAACATTCAGAGTCCATGTTGTAGTCGTATGATATACCACCGAAAGTGTATACAG AAATATGCCCATTCATCAGCAAAGCATTTCTTCAAATGTCCTCAGTGTAATAATCGAGAGGAATTTCCTAAAGAAATGTTAAGAATGGGAATACATATCCCAGACAG AGATGCTGCTTGGGAACTTGAGCCAGGAGCTTTCTCAGAATTATACCAACGCCATCAACATTGTGATGCTCCAGTTTGCCTTTATAAAGATGGCAGAGACAATTTTGAGAATGAAGG GAGGTGGAGCCTTATTTTATGTACTACTTGTGGATCCCAAGGAACCCATAGAAATTGTTCCTCTCTTAGAAGCAACTCTAAGAAGTGGGAATGTGCAGAGTGTATATCAACCG GTGAAATCCCTGGTTGCAGTAAAACTCTAAGTCCCAGAAAGGATTTTTACAGAGAGACTGGGCAAAATGGTTCCCAGGAAGAAGATCCAGGGCCTTCTCTAAGAGAAAGGCCAGGACCCTCCTTTTTACAAGAAAGTTCAGAGCTCTCCTCTCCAGAAAAGACAGAACCTTCCTGTTGGGAAAGGAGAAGATCCACATGGCGAGCAAAGCGCCTCAAAATCTCCAaacaccacaaaaaaaaagaataa
- the PHF7 gene encoding PHD finger protein 7 isoform X3 — translation MCLQEPGDPEKLGEFLQRDNLRIHYFCLYICSMAPQILSSGLPQRGRASDGFHGFLPEDIKKETSRAARKTCFVCKKKGAAIFCQKERCRRNFHLPCGRERGCISQFFGEYKSFCEKHRPTQDIQPEKPAEEDCILCCESLSGGNNDNIQSPCCSRMIYHRKCIQKYAHSSAKHFFKCPQCNNREEFPKEMLRMGIHIPDRDAAWELEPGAFSELYQRHQHCDAPVCLYKDGRDNFENEGRWSLILCTTCGSQGTHRNCSSLRSNSKKWECAECISTGEIPGCSKTLSPRKDFYRETGQNGSQEEDPGPSLRERPGPSFLQESSELSSPEKTEPSCWERRRSTWRAKRLKISKHHKKKE, via the exons ATGTGCCTccaagaaccaggagatcctgaAAAGCTGGGGGAATTTCTGCAAAGAGATAACCTCCGTATCCATTATTTCTGTCTT TATATCTGTTCTATGGCCCCTCAGATACTGTCCAGTGGGTTGCCCCAGCGGGGCCGGGCCAGTGATGGCTTCCATGGATTCTTACCTGAGGACATCAAAAAGGAGACAAGCCGTGCTGCTAGGAAG ACCTGCTTTGTGTGCAAGAAAAAGGGAGCTGCCATCTTCTGTCAGAAGGAAAGGTGCCGAAGAAACTTCCACTTACCATGTGGCCGGGAGAGAGGCTGCATCTCGCAGTTTTTTGGAGAGTACAA ATCATTTTGTGAAAAACATCGCCCAACACAGGATATTCAACCAGAGAAACCGGCAGAAGAGGACTGTATCTTGTGTTGTGAAAGCTTATCTGGAGGGAATAATGATAACATTCAGAGTCCATGTTGTAGTCGTATGATATACCACCGAAAGTGTATACAG AAATATGCCCATTCATCAGCAAAGCATTTCTTCAAATGTCCTCAGTGTAATAATCGAGAGGAATTTCCTAAAGAAATGTTAAGAATGGGAATACATATCCCAGACAG AGATGCTGCTTGGGAACTTGAGCCAGGAGCTTTCTCAGAATTATACCAACGCCATCAACATTGTGATGCTCCAGTTTGCCTTTATAAAGATGGCAGAGACAATTTTGAGAATGAAGG GAGGTGGAGCCTTATTTTATGTACTACTTGTGGATCCCAAGGAACCCATAGAAATTGTTCCTCTCTTAGAAGCAACTCTAAGAAGTGGGAATGTGCAGAGTGTATATCAACCG GTGAAATCCCTGGTTGCAGTAAAACTCTAAGTCCCAGAAAGGATTTTTACAGAGAGACTGGGCAAAATGGTTCCCAGGAAGAAGATCCAGGGCCTTCTCTAAGAGAAAGGCCAGGACCCTCCTTTTTACAAGAAAGTTCAGAGCTCTCCTCTCCAGAAAAGACAGAACCTTCCTGTTGGGAAAGGAGAAGATCCACATGGCGAGCAAAGCGCCTCAAAATCTCCAaacaccacaaaaaaaaagaataa